From Xiphophorus couchianus chromosome 4, X_couchianus-1.0, whole genome shotgun sequence, a single genomic window includes:
- the LOC114143681 gene encoding NAD(P)H dehydrogenase [quinone] 1-like isoform X1 — MAQKAALIVFAHQSPASFNAALRDAAVQELLGQGFRVTVSDLYAMNFRASATQDDIIGDLKNPDHFQYGDETMRAWTEGRLSDDITAEQRKLEEAQLIIFQFPLYWFSVPAVLKGWFDRVLTQGFAFSLQKIYSKGVFKDKKALLSFTTGAPESMFQPDGIDGDINVTLWPLQNGILNFCGFQVLAPQIFWDPAHCPAAVRAQMLEGWRARLGGLLTEKPLTFAPCELFDLSFQGGFRLRPEVKEEQEAQPFGLSTGHHLGKPLPPGDQTRAPSAGGNRK, encoded by the exons ATGG CTCAGAAAGCGGCTCTGATCGTCTTCGCCCATCAGAGCCCGGCTTCGTTCAACGCGGCGCTGCGGGACGCGGCGGTCCAGGAGCTGTTGGGTCAGGGCTTCCGGGTCACCGTGTCTGACCTTTACGCCATGAACTTCAGAGCCAGCGCCACGCAGGATGACATCATCG GCGACCTGAAGAACCCGGATCACTTCCAGTACGGCGATGAGACGATGCGGGCCTGGACCGAGGGCCGCCTGAGCGATGACATCACCGCCGAGCAGCGCAAGCTGGAGGAGGCGCAGCTGATCATCttccag TTTCCTCTCTACTGGTTCAGCGTCCCGGCCGTCCTGAAGGGTTGGTTCGACCGCGTCCTCACTCAGGGGTTCGCCTTCAGCCTGCAGAAAATCTACAGCAAGGGCGTTTTCAAG GACAAGAAGGCTCTGCTGTCGTTCACCACCGGAGCCCCAGAGTCCATGTTTCAGCCCGACGGCATCGACGGAGACATAAACGTCACGCTGTGGCCGCTGCAG aacGGGATTCTGAACTTCTGCGGGTTTCAGGTTCTGGCTCCTCAGATCTTCTGGGATCCGGCTCACTGTCCCGCCGCCGTCCGCGCCCAGATGCTGGAGGGATGGCGCGCTCGCCTGGGAGGCCTGCTGACGGAGaaacctttgacctttgctCCCTGCGAGCTCTTTGACCTCAGTTTCCAGGGGGGGTTCAGGCTGCGACCCGAAGtgaaggaggagcaggaggcgCAGCCGTTCGGCCTCTCCACCGGACATCATCTCGGAAAGCCGCTGCCGCCAGGCGACCAGACCAGAGCGCCATCTGCAGGTGGAAACAGGAAATAG
- the LOC114143681 gene encoding NAD(P)H dehydrogenase [quinone] 1-like isoform X2: MFSIFYSHFLFIFEVILWFISFVLSYFWGDLKNPDHFQYGDETMRAWTEGRLSDDITAEQRKLEEAQLIIFQFPLYWFSVPAVLKGWFDRVLTQGFAFSLQKIYSKGVFKDKKALLSFTTGAPESMFQPDGIDGDINVTLWPLQNGILNFCGFQVLAPQIFWDPAHCPAAVRAQMLEGWRARLGGLLTEKPLTFAPCELFDLSFQGGFRLRPEVKEEQEAQPFGLSTGHHLGKPLPPGDQTRAPSAGGNRK; the protein is encoded by the exons atgttttccatattttacagccattttcttttcatttttgaggTTATTTTGTGGTTCATTTCCTTCgttctttcatatttttggg GCGACCTGAAGAACCCGGATCACTTCCAGTACGGCGATGAGACGATGCGGGCCTGGACCGAGGGCCGCCTGAGCGATGACATCACCGCCGAGCAGCGCAAGCTGGAGGAGGCGCAGCTGATCATCttccag TTTCCTCTCTACTGGTTCAGCGTCCCGGCCGTCCTGAAGGGTTGGTTCGACCGCGTCCTCACTCAGGGGTTCGCCTTCAGCCTGCAGAAAATCTACAGCAAGGGCGTTTTCAAG GACAAGAAGGCTCTGCTGTCGTTCACCACCGGAGCCCCAGAGTCCATGTTTCAGCCCGACGGCATCGACGGAGACATAAACGTCACGCTGTGGCCGCTGCAG aacGGGATTCTGAACTTCTGCGGGTTTCAGGTTCTGGCTCCTCAGATCTTCTGGGATCCGGCTCACTGTCCCGCCGCCGTCCGCGCCCAGATGCTGGAGGGATGGCGCGCTCGCCTGGGAGGCCTGCTGACGGAGaaacctttgacctttgctCCCTGCGAGCTCTTTGACCTCAGTTTCCAGGGGGGGTTCAGGCTGCGACCCGAAGtgaaggaggagcaggaggcgCAGCCGTTCGGCCTCTCCACCGGACATCATCTCGGAAAGCCGCTGCCGCCAGGCGACCAGACCAGAGCGCCATCTGCAGGTGGAAACAGGAAATAG